One Rhea pennata isolate bPtePen1 chromosome 3, bPtePen1.pri, whole genome shotgun sequence DNA segment encodes these proteins:
- the C3H6orf120 gene encoding UPF0669 protein C6orf120 homolog — MATHWRRILITFVAAQALFVVNTFEEEDVPEEWILLHVVQGQIGAGNYSYLRLNHEGKIVLQMRSLKGDADLYVSDMTLHPSFDEYELQSVTCGQDVVHVPAHFRRPVGIGIYGHPSHLESEFEMKVYYDRTVVQYPFGEASYNPEEMETNQKHSTEDESQDEESVFWTILIGILKLILEILF, encoded by the coding sequence ATGGCAACACACTGGAGGAGAATCCTGATAACATTTGTGGCAGCTCAAGCACTGTTTGTGGTAAATACCTTTGAGGAAGAGGATGTGCCTGAAGAATGGATTCTTCTTCATGTTGTTCAAGGTCAGATTGGAGCTGGAAACTACAGTTATCTGAGACTAAATCATGAGGGAAAGATAGTACTTCAGATGCGGAGTTTAAAAGGTGATGCAGACTTGTATGTATCTGATATGACTCTTCACCCTAGCTTTGATGAATATGAGTTACAGTCTGTAACTTGTGGCCAAGATGTTGTTCATGTACCAGCACACTTCCGCCGCCCAGTGGGAATAGGGATTTATGGTCATCCTTCTCACCTGGAGAGCGAGTTTGAAATGAAAGTATATTATGATCGAACAGTTGTACAATATCCATTTGGTGAGGCTTCTTACAACCCAGAAGAAATGGAGACAAACCAGAAACATTCAACAGAAGATGAATCTCAGGATGAGGAGTCTGTTTTCTGGACTATACTTATTGGAATATTGAAACTAAtacttgaaattcttttttaa
- the PHF10 gene encoding PHD finger protein 10 isoform X3 — MAAVLSPRLCDSDPATPGAQSLKDDAEENSNDGSQPSKRRRMGSGDSSRSCETSSQDLGFSYFPAENLIEYKWPPDETGEYYMLQEQVSEYLGVTSFKRKYPDLERRDLSHKEKLYLRELNVITETQCTLGLTALRSDEVIDLMIKEYPAKHAEYSVILQEKERQRITDHYKEYSQMQQQNTQKVEASKVPEYIKKAAKKAAEFNSNLNRERMEERRAYFDLQTHIIQVPQGKYKILPTERTKVSPYPVALIPGQFQEYYKRYSPDELRYLPLNTALYEPPLDPELPALDSDGDSDDAEEGRGDEKRKTKGNSDNSSGNVSEGDCATDNQEDSFQGRQKTRDKSATPRKDGSKRSVLSKSVPGYKPKVIPNAICGICLKGKESNKKGKAEALIHCSQCDNSGHPSCLDMTPELVAMIKTYPWQCMECKTCIICGQPHHEEEMMFCDVCDRGYHTFCVGLDAIPSGRWICDCCQKDPPVPRRGGRRGKNSKEG, encoded by the exons gatgatgcagaagaaaattccaATGATGGTAGTCAACCATCCAAAAGACGGCGTATGGGGTCAGGGGACAGTTCTCGGAGCTGTGAAACTTCTAGTCAAGACCTTGG atttagctattttcctgctgaaaattTGATAGAATACAAGTGGCCACCAGATGAAACAGGAGAATACTATATGCTTCAGGAGCAAGTCAGTGAATATTTGGGTGTgacttcctttaaaagaaaatatccag ATTTAGAAAGGCGAGATCTGTCTCACAAGGAGAAACTCTACCTCAGAGAACTAAATGTTATCACAGAGACTCAGTGCACATTAg GTCTAACAGCTTTGCGTAGTGATGAAGTAATTGATCTTATGATTAAAGAATACCCTGCCAAACATGCTGAGTATTCTGTTatactgcaagaaaaagaaCGTCAACGAATAACAGATCATTATAAAGAATACTCT caaatgcagcagcagaacacACAGAAAGTAGAAGCTAGTAAAGTTccagaatatattaaaaaagctgCCAAGAAAGCTGCAGAATTCAACAGTAATTTAAACCGGGagagaatggaagaaagaagagcCTATTTTGATTTACAAACACAT ATTATCCAGGTGCCtcaaggaaaatacaaaatcttacCTACAGAGAGAACAAAGGTTAGTCCTTATCCAGTGGCTCTCATACCCGGCCAGTTCCAGGAGTACtacaaaag atACTCTCCAGATGAACTTCGTTACTTGCCATTAAACACAGCTCTTTATGAACCCCCTTTGGATCCAGAACTGCCTGCGTTGGACAGTGATGGAGATTCAGATGATGCAGAGGAAGGTCGAGGtgatgaaaaaaggaaaaccaaaggcAATTCG GACAATTCGTCTGGCAATGTATCTGAAGGTGATTGCGCCACAGACAACCAGGAGGATTCTTTTCAGGGAAGACAAAAAACAAGAGACAAAAGTGCTACTCCAAGAAAAGATGGTTCCAAACGTTCTGTATTGTCCAAATCAGTTCCTGGGTACAag CCAAAGGTCATTCCAAATGCTATATGTGGAATTTGTCTGAAGGGTAAGGAGTccaacaagaaaggaaaagctgaagcACTTATACATTGCTCCCAGTGTGACAACAGTG GCCACCCTTCTTGCCTTGATATGACCCCGGAGCTTGTTGCTATGATTAAGACTTACCCTTGGCAGTGTATGGAGTGTAAAACATGCATTATATGTGGGCAGCCTCACCATGAAGAAGAAATGATGTTCTGTGATGTATGTGACCGTGGTTACCACACATTTTGTGTGGGGCTTGATGCGATCCCTTCAG gTCGCTGGATTTGTGATTGTTGTCAGAAAGACCCTCCTGTAcccagaagaggaggaagaagggggaaaaacagcaaggagggataa
- the PHF10 gene encoding PHD finger protein 10 isoform X2, which translates to MAAVLSPRLCDSDPATPGAQSLKDDAEENSNDGSQPSKRRRMGSGDSSRSCETSSQDLGFSYFPAENLIEYKWPPDETGEYYMLQEQVSEYLGVTSFKRKYPDLERRDLSHKEKLYLRELNVITETQCTLGLTALRSDEVIDLMIKEYPAKHAEYSVILQEKERQRITDHYKEYSQMQQQNTQKVEASKVPEYIKKAAKKAAEFNSNLNRERMEERRAYFDLQTHIIQVPQGKYKILPTERTKVSPYPVALIPGQFQEYYKRYSPDELRYLPLNTALYEPPLDPELPALDSDGDSDDAEEGRGDEKRKTKGNSVIPNAICGICLKGKESNKKGKAEALIHCSQCDNSGHPSCLDMTPELVAMIKTYPWQCMECKTCIICGQPHHEEEMMFCDVCDRGYHTFCVGLDAIPSGRWICDCCQKDPPVPRRGGRRGKNSKEG; encoded by the exons gatgatgcagaagaaaattccaATGATGGTAGTCAACCATCCAAAAGACGGCGTATGGGGTCAGGGGACAGTTCTCGGAGCTGTGAAACTTCTAGTCAAGACCTTGG atttagctattttcctgctgaaaattTGATAGAATACAAGTGGCCACCAGATGAAACAGGAGAATACTATATGCTTCAGGAGCAAGTCAGTGAATATTTGGGTGTgacttcctttaaaagaaaatatccag ATTTAGAAAGGCGAGATCTGTCTCACAAGGAGAAACTCTACCTCAGAGAACTAAATGTTATCACAGAGACTCAGTGCACATTAg GTCTAACAGCTTTGCGTAGTGATGAAGTAATTGATCTTATGATTAAAGAATACCCTGCCAAACATGCTGAGTATTCTGTTatactgcaagaaaaagaaCGTCAACGAATAACAGATCATTATAAAGAATACTCT caaatgcagcagcagaacacACAGAAAGTAGAAGCTAGTAAAGTTccagaatatattaaaaaagctgCCAAGAAAGCTGCAGAATTCAACAGTAATTTAAACCGGGagagaatggaagaaagaagagcCTATTTTGATTTACAAACACAT ATTATCCAGGTGCCtcaaggaaaatacaaaatcttacCTACAGAGAGAACAAAGGTTAGTCCTTATCCAGTGGCTCTCATACCCGGCCAGTTCCAGGAGTACtacaaaag atACTCTCCAGATGAACTTCGTTACTTGCCATTAAACACAGCTCTTTATGAACCCCCTTTGGATCCAGAACTGCCTGCGTTGGACAGTGATGGAGATTCAGATGATGCAGAGGAAGGTCGAGGtgatgaaaaaaggaaaaccaaaggcAATTCG GTCATTCCAAATGCTATATGTGGAATTTGTCTGAAGGGTAAGGAGTccaacaagaaaggaaaagctgaagcACTTATACATTGCTCCCAGTGTGACAACAGTG GCCACCCTTCTTGCCTTGATATGACCCCGGAGCTTGTTGCTATGATTAAGACTTACCCTTGGCAGTGTATGGAGTGTAAAACATGCATTATATGTGGGCAGCCTCACCATGAAGAAGAAATGATGTTCTGTGATGTATGTGACCGTGGTTACCACACATTTTGTGTGGGGCTTGATGCGATCCCTTCAG gTCGCTGGATTTGTGATTGTTGTCAGAAAGACCCTCCTGTAcccagaagaggaggaagaagggggaaaaacagcaaggagggataa